The nucleotide sequence CAGTACCGTTAACTTGAAAGTATTCTTCTGGGTAGACACCACCGACTTTCGAAAAATGGCGCTGATCACTAAAGGAAATGTAGTAAGAACCGTTAAAGAAGCACTAGAAGATAATGGTTTCTATATGCCTGCAGATATACAGGAAATTAAGCTTTATGGTGGGGAGACAGAATTTCCTGTACGATTGGCTAAGAATATAAAAGAGGGAGATTAATTATTTATCTCCCAATCGATCTTTTACAAATTCGACTTGTGTTTTTCCGTGTGGTTTTGGTTTTCCGTTTTCATCCAGTCCAACCATTACAATTTTATCTACAGTAATGATAGTTTCTCTAGTCATTTTATTTCGAACTTCACATTTTAATGTGATGGAAGCCGATCCAAATTTCACTACTTCGATACCAATTTCAATAATATCACCTTCATTAGCTGAACTTTTGAAATCGATCTCACTCATATACTTAGTTACCGTCTTAGGATTTTCAAGCTGAATAATACTGTACAACGCACATTCTTCATCAATCCACTCTAATAATCGGCCACCAAAAAGTGTTCTATTAGGATTTAAATCTTGGGGTTTGATCCACTTTCTTGTATGAAATCTCATTTTTTATTTTCAAAATTACGAAGAATTCATCCAAAAAAATAGTTTAGCGATCTTCTGAAATGATATTTAGA is from Zunongwangia endophytica and encodes:
- a CDS encoding acyl-CoA thioesterase, coding for MRFHTRKWIKPQDLNPNRTLFGGRLLEWIDEECALYSIIQLENPKTVTKYMSEIDFKSSANEGDIIEIGIEVVKFGSASITLKCEVRNKMTRETIITVDKIVMVGLDENGKPKPHGKTQVEFVKDRLGDK